In one window of Candidatus Avedoeria danica DNA:
- a CDS encoding N-6 DNA methylase, which produces MLTDSRTYAQGISDSLKEQVYEALAVLAQGFYDMPSNRLASDDATLKAVYDNSLIVLYRLLFVLYAEDRGVLPLASNKMFRETYSLQARKRLVAIDIERDTPVATSMDNIWIGLNALWRYIANGHPELDIPAYNGGLFDGARHPFLESHSVGDRALRRAIDLVARADDRRGGGRQFVDYRDLEVRHLGSIYEGLLEYRLRFAEADLAVTREKGREVYAPAVAGQSIAVAAGRVYLTTDKGERKSTGSYYTPDYIVQYIVEQTVGPVLEDLTGQHLGDGAIGSTATSASTAAGGGKAALVDAILSINILDPAMGSGHFLVAATEHVARHMVGLALDVPPDLGEEGELAYWRRRIVQACIYGVDVNPLAVELAKLSLWLATVARDRPLSFLDHHLRTGNSLVGARVADVPLGTPPRRVSERRVKAVAAAEAAGQLSMTTDSAFAGAMLTANGLMSEIEAMRSDTVEDVHAAEALFHDQVRVQTAKARRLADVWTARHFGLTIDEGTWPEFVAHILHGGMALPHWTAMLDEADRIAGERRFFHWELEFPEVFFDRFGRLDAWTSGFDAVIGNPPYVRQESLGDIKPFLATLLPDVYHGTADIFVYFIGQGLGLLRAGRRLSYVASNSWLRANYASPLRYHLRTECTVEAIVDLGDNRVFADAPDVYPAIVVIRNALPQLISYVASASTFTRGEGIRDFRQQVTAKRIQVAIHDQSDKGWQLGDDAARKLLAKLLAGGTPLGEVVEGRIYYGIKTGLNEAFIIDTATRVRLVQEDPRSAEIIRPIFRGEDLRPWYQEDKGQWLIFARRGIEIAAYPAIESHLSSLRQRLEPRPRDYGDSGSWPGRKPGNYQWFEIQDTVDYWRAFDVPKLIWPDIAKSPRFSLNEDSAVLANTAYFSPLDNEHALWPLASRCAWFVLMQIGQPLGERAGQQRFRLFDQYMAKLPIPTAPTPTRTALADLALRITAAAKSRYALHQRARRRIAADLGVPGVALNQKLTAWWTLEFPAFRAEVNKVFRRDIALRERDDWDGWLGEQRAGHEGLTAEIVGLETELNGIVYGLFDLTAAEVRLVEGSTKYRYGEV; this is translated from the coding sequence GTGCTGACCGACAGCCGCACCTATGCCCAGGGCATCAGCGACAGCCTGAAGGAACAGGTCTACGAGGCGCTCGCGGTCTTGGCTCAGGGCTTCTACGACATGCCGTCGAATCGGCTGGCGAGCGATGACGCGACGCTGAAGGCGGTGTACGACAACAGTCTGATCGTGCTGTACCGGTTGTTGTTCGTGCTGTATGCCGAGGATCGCGGGGTCTTGCCCCTTGCGTCGAACAAGATGTTCAGGGAAACGTACAGCCTGCAGGCGCGCAAGCGACTGGTTGCGATCGACATCGAGCGTGACACACCGGTCGCGACGAGCATGGACAACATCTGGATCGGACTGAACGCTCTGTGGCGATACATCGCCAACGGTCATCCCGAACTCGACATTCCTGCCTACAACGGCGGCCTCTTCGACGGCGCCCGCCACCCGTTCCTCGAGTCCCACAGCGTCGGCGACCGCGCGCTCCGTCGGGCGATCGACCTCGTAGCGCGGGCGGACGACCGGCGCGGCGGCGGGCGGCAGTTCGTGGACTACCGCGACCTCGAAGTGCGGCATCTCGGGAGCATCTACGAAGGGCTGCTGGAGTACCGGCTGCGCTTTGCCGAGGCGGATCTGGCGGTGACGCGCGAGAAGGGCCGCGAGGTGTACGCGCCGGCCGTCGCGGGCCAATCCATCGCAGTCGCCGCCGGGCGCGTGTACCTCACGACGGACAAGGGCGAGCGCAAGTCGACGGGGAGCTACTACACGCCCGATTACATCGTGCAGTACATCGTCGAGCAGACGGTGGGGCCGGTGCTGGAGGATCTGACCGGGCAGCACTTAGGCGATGGGGCGATCGGATCGACGGCGACGTCGGCATCGACGGCGGCCGGCGGCGGCAAGGCGGCGCTGGTCGACGCGATCCTATCGATCAACATCCTCGACCCCGCGATGGGCTCCGGCCACTTCCTGGTGGCCGCCACCGAGCACGTGGCCCGCCACATGGTCGGGCTGGCGCTGGACGTCCCGCCGGACCTGGGCGAGGAGGGTGAGCTGGCGTACTGGCGGCGGCGGATCGTGCAGGCGTGTATATACGGCGTCGATGTGAACCCGCTGGCCGTCGAGCTGGCCAAGCTGAGCCTATGGCTGGCGACGGTGGCGCGCGACCGGCCGCTCAGCTTCCTGGACCACCACCTGCGCACCGGCAACAGCCTCGTCGGCGCGCGCGTGGCGGACGTCCCGCTCGGCACGCCGCCGCGGCGCGTGTCCGAGCGCCGCGTGAAGGCCGTCGCCGCCGCGGAGGCCGCCGGCCAGCTGAGCATGACCACCGACAGCGCCTTCGCCGGCGCGATGCTCACCGCCAACGGCCTGATGTCCGAGATCGAGGCGATGCGCTCCGACACCGTCGAGGACGTCCACGCCGCCGAGGCGCTGTTCCATGATCAGGTGCGCGTCCAGACCGCCAAGGCCCGCCGCCTGGCCGACGTCTGGACCGCCCGCCACTTCGGCCTGACGATCGACGAGGGCACGTGGCCCGAGTTCGTCGCCCACATCCTCCACGGCGGCATGGCGCTGCCGCACTGGACGGCGATGTTGGACGAGGCCGATCGGATCGCGGGGGAGCGGCGGTTCTTCCATTGGGAGCTGGAGTTCCCGGAGGTCTTCTTCGACCGGTTTGGGCGGCTGGATGCGTGGACGAGCGGGTTCGACGCGGTGATCGGGAACCCGCCGTATGTGCGGCAGGAGTCGCTCGGCGACATCAAGCCGTTCCTGGCCACCCTCCTGCCCGACGTCTACCACGGCACGGCCGACATCTTCGTCTACTTCATCGGCCAAGGCCTCGGCTTGCTCCGCGCCGGCCGGCGCCTGTCCTACGTCGCCAGCAACAGCTGGCTGCGCGCCAACTACGCCAGCCCGCTCCGCTACCACCTCCGCACGGAGTGCACCGTCGAGGCCATCGTCGACCTCGGCGACAACCGCGTCTTCGCGGATGCTCCGGATGTCTATCCGGCCATCGTCGTCATCCGCAACGCCCTCCCGCAACTCATCAGCTACGTGGCCTCCGCCTCAACGTTCACGCGCGGCGAGGGCATCCGTGACTTCCGGCAGCAGGTTACGGCCAAGCGCATCCAGGTGGCGATCCACGACCAGAGCGATAAGGGTTGGCAGCTCGGAGATGATGCCGCGCGGAAGCTGTTGGCGAAGTTGCTGGCAGGCGGGACACCGCTAGGCGAGGTCGTGGAGGGGCGGATCTACTACGGCATCAAGACCGGCCTGAACGAGGCGTTCATCATTGACACGGCGACGCGCGTTCGGTTGGTGCAGGAGGATCCGCGGAGTGCGGAGATCATTCGGCCGATCTTTCGGGGGGAGGATCTGCGGCCTTGGTATCAGGAAGACAAGGGGCAGTGGCTCATCTTCGCACGCCGCGGGATCGAGATTGCTGCGTATCCAGCGATCGAGTCTCACCTGTCAAGCCTGCGTCAGCGGCTGGAGCCGCGCCCGCGGGATTACGGCGACAGCGGCTCGTGGCCCGGCCGCAAGCCGGGCAACTATCAATGGTTCGAGATTCAGGACACGGTGGATTATTGGCGCGCGTTCGACGTTCCGAAGCTCATTTGGCCAGATATCGCCAAGTCTCCCCGGTTCTCGCTGAACGAGGACAGCGCCGTGCTCGCGAATACTGCGTACTTCTCGCCATTGGATAACGAGCATGCCCTCTGGCCGCTCGCATCGCGCTGCGCGTGGTTCGTGTTGATGCAGATTGGACAACCACTCGGCGAGCGGGCCGGGCAACAGCGCTTCCGCCTGTTCGATCAGTACATGGCAAAGCTCCCCATCCCCACCGCCCCCACCCCCACCCGCACCGCCCTCGCCGACCTCGCCCTCCGCATCACCGCCGCCGCCAAGTCCCGCTACGCCCTCCACCAGCGCGCCCGCCGCCGCATCGCCGCGGACCTCGGCGTCCCGGGCGTTGCGCTGAACCAGAAGCTCACGGCGTGGTGGACGTTGGAGTTCCCGGCGTTTCGGGCGGAGGTGAACAAGGTGTTCCGGCGGGACATCGCGCTGCGGGAGCGGGACGACTGGGACGGGTGGCTGGGGGAGCAGCGGGCGGGGCATGAGGGGCTGACGGCGGAGATCGTGGGGTTGGAGACGGAGCTGAACGGGATTGTGTATGGGCTGTTCGACTTGACGGCCGCCGAGGTGCGGCTGGTGGAGGGGAGTACGAAGTATCGGTATGGGGAGGTCTAG
- a CDS encoding glycosyltransferase: MRPHDSRAFALDVASEFDVSVGRPRRIDLHCHSSASNRSDEALLNAIRCPESYSSPADVFAQARSRGMDVVTITDHDTIDGIASLVQGGERSFDTAGMDLLVGEELTCWFPEDRCKIHLLLWGITPGDHADLQAVAHDIYAVADIVEQRRIAHAVAHPVYRQNDVLERWHLERLILLFKGFETLNGAHSALHRRSLEPVLDQLTPEGIDALADAHGLRPLWPEPWIKTRTGGSDDHGLLNIGLTYTEFDADARTVPDLLECLRTARCRPGGEAGSSVKLAHNLMSVGIHYAARQVRPRSASAASSASAGMMQMLVGEHPRATGRRRAAIAIAVKRTGGRLRRVFVRSKSGGTSARTGSTLLADLIAASCSNRIAEHPAIHQAVKSGVAPLSEHAAMFAFMAAVQRDVSGGIAESVADALSDGRIGAIFDAFAAILMQQCIQLPYYFSLAHQNRERNDLARITGQGRVPTRENLRVGVFTDTFDDVNGVVRFIREMGDEAAVRQLALTVHTCSSEPSFDAPYRKNFMPLVERGMPFYPDLTLTLPPIVEILEWADRQQFDAVHVDTPGPMGLCGWLVAKLLRIPVLGTYHTDFPAYVRHLSGGDFRMTAATSGYVGWFYGQMAAVLSRSLAYREQLGDLGIPDDRITAAPPCVDTATFNPRHRDVRIWAGLGVHEPLRLFFCARLSQEKNVAFLASVFQAICATRRDVALVIAGDGPCAASLGEALAGLPAYLLGRQDDAALARLYASADLFVFPSRTDTLGQVILEALASGLPTLVSDEGGPREIVNDNRTGRVLSAADPAHDVPLWVGVIEDLLRDEPRRRRLGRNAADRMSRFTASAAFEAFWEAHWRAAVGAMAGAPARDVDCAIDRDTRGPVTARR, translated from the coding sequence GTGAGGCCGCACGATTCGCGCGCGTTTGCCCTGGATGTCGCCTCTGAATTCGATGTAAGCGTCGGCCGCCCGCGACGAATCGACCTGCACTGCCACAGCAGTGCCAGCAACCGGTCCGACGAAGCGCTGTTGAACGCGATTCGCTGTCCCGAGAGCTACAGCTCGCCGGCCGACGTCTTCGCGCAGGCCCGGAGCCGCGGGATGGACGTGGTGACGATCACGGACCACGACACGATCGACGGGATCGCGTCACTCGTTCAGGGCGGCGAGCGGTCGTTCGACACGGCGGGCATGGATCTCCTCGTCGGTGAGGAGCTGACGTGCTGGTTCCCCGAGGACCGGTGCAAGATCCACTTGCTGCTCTGGGGCATCACGCCGGGCGACCACGCGGACCTGCAGGCCGTCGCGCACGACATCTATGCCGTGGCGGACATCGTCGAGCAGCGCCGGATCGCCCATGCGGTGGCCCATCCGGTCTATCGCCAGAACGACGTGCTCGAACGCTGGCACCTCGAACGGCTGATCCTGCTGTTCAAGGGGTTCGAGACCCTCAACGGAGCGCACAGCGCGCTCCATCGCCGGTCCCTCGAGCCGGTGCTGGACCAACTCACGCCCGAGGGAATCGATGCGCTGGCCGACGCGCATGGCCTGCGACCCTTGTGGCCCGAACCCTGGATCAAGACCCGCACCGGCGGCAGCGACGACCACGGCCTGCTCAACATCGGCCTCACGTACACCGAGTTCGACGCAGACGCGCGCACGGTTCCCGACCTCCTGGAGTGTTTGCGCACCGCCCGCTGCCGACCGGGCGGCGAGGCCGGATCGAGCGTGAAGCTGGCGCACAACCTGATGAGCGTTGGCATCCATTACGCCGCCCGCCAGGTACGACCGCGATCGGCATCCGCAGCATCGTCGGCGTCGGCAGGTATGATGCAGATGCTCGTCGGCGAGCACCCGCGAGCGACGGGCCGTCGGCGCGCCGCGATCGCGATCGCGGTGAAGCGCACGGGCGGGCGTTTGCGGCGCGTGTTCGTTCGGTCGAAGTCCGGCGGCACGTCGGCCAGGACCGGCAGCACGCTCCTCGCCGACCTGATCGCCGCATCGTGCAGCAACCGCATCGCCGAGCATCCGGCCATCCATCAGGCCGTGAAGAGCGGCGTCGCACCGCTGTCCGAACACGCCGCGATGTTCGCGTTCATGGCGGCCGTCCAGCGCGACGTGTCGGGCGGCATCGCCGAGTCCGTCGCCGACGCGCTGTCGGACGGCCGCATCGGGGCGATCTTCGATGCGTTCGCGGCCATCCTCATGCAGCAGTGCATCCAGCTGCCGTACTACTTCTCGCTGGCGCACCAGAACCGCGAGCGCAACGATCTGGCGCGGATCACCGGACAGGGACGCGTGCCGACGCGCGAAAACCTGCGCGTTGGCGTGTTCACGGACACGTTCGATGACGTGAACGGCGTGGTGCGCTTCATCCGCGAGATGGGCGACGAGGCGGCGGTGCGACAGCTGGCGCTGACGGTGCACACGTGCAGCAGCGAGCCGAGCTTCGATGCGCCCTATCGCAAGAACTTCATGCCGCTCGTCGAGCGCGGGATGCCGTTCTACCCGGACCTCACGCTGACGCTGCCGCCGATCGTCGAGATCCTCGAGTGGGCGGACCGCCAGCAGTTCGACGCCGTACACGTCGACACACCCGGCCCGATGGGTCTGTGCGGCTGGCTCGTGGCCAAGCTGCTGCGCATCCCGGTGCTCGGGACGTACCACACGGACTTCCCGGCATATGTCCGCCACCTCAGCGGCGGCGACTTCCGCATGACGGCCGCGACGAGCGGCTACGTCGGTTGGTTCTACGGTCAGATGGCGGCCGTCCTGTCCCGCAGCCTGGCCTACCGCGAGCAACTGGGCGATCTCGGGATCCCCGACGACCGGATCACCGCCGCGCCGCCCTGCGTCGACACCGCCACGTTCAACCCCCGCCATCGCGACGTCCGCATCTGGGCCGGCCTCGGCGTGCACGAGCCGCTGCGCCTGTTCTTCTGCGCGCGCCTCAGCCAGGAGAAGAACGTCGCGTTCCTCGCCTCCGTCTTCCAGGCGATCTGCGCCACGCGGCGCGACGTGGCGCTCGTCATCGCCGGCGACGGTCCGTGCGCCGCGTCGCTCGGCGAGGCGCTCGCCGGCCTGCCCGCCTACCTGCTCGGCCGCCAGGACGACGCCGCCCTCGCCCGGCTGTACGCGAGCGCCGACCTGTTTGTCTTCCCGTCGCGCACGGACACGCTCGGCCAGGTCATCCTTGAAGCGCTAGCGAGCGGCCTGCCCACGTTGGTGAGCGATGAGGGCGGCCCGCGGGAGATCGTCAACGACAACCGCACGGGTCGAGTGCTGTCGGCGGCCGATCCGGCGCACGACGTTCCATTGTGGGTCGGTGTGATCGAAGACCTGCTCCGCGACGAGCCGCGCCGCCGCCGCCTCGGCCGCAACGCCGCCGACCGCATGTCGCGGTTCACGGCTTCGGCGGCGTTCGAGGCGTTCTGGGAGGCGCATTGGCGGGCGGCGGTGGGGGCGATGGCGGGTGCGCCTGCCCGTGATGTAGATTGCGCAATTGATCGAGATACTCGTGGTCCGGTGACCGCCCGGCGATAA
- a CDS encoding Crp/Fnr family transcriptional regulator, producing MIPTLPDQTFALSDEDLQTLLAYGVTEHHARGEAIYLEGDDVRSLWWIKSGRVHMAKGSSGGAESLIAFYGPGQTFCVAATLLGRPFPCSARAASDVEIVRIPAAKFLELFEQLPGFAKRLLKEMAPRFCDAHCDCALNVERVDKRLAYTLLRLDGHFGGETIPFTRQELAQMVNTTVESCIRKLSAWTKAGWLESGRGEVRVVDRGALDAILMAD from the coding sequence ATGATCCCCACCCTCCCCGACCAAACCTTCGCCCTCAGCGACGAGGACCTCCAAACCCTCCTCGCCTACGGCGTCACCGAGCACCACGCCCGCGGCGAGGCGATCTACCTCGAGGGCGACGACGTGCGGTCGCTGTGGTGGATCAAGAGCGGCCGCGTCCACATGGCCAAGGGATCGAGCGGTGGTGCGGAGAGCCTGATCGCGTTCTACGGCCCGGGTCAGACGTTCTGCGTCGCCGCGACGCTGCTCGGCCGGCCGTTCCCGTGCTCGGCCCGCGCCGCCTCGGACGTCGAGATCGTCCGGATCCCGGCGGCGAAGTTCCTCGAGCTGTTCGAGCAGCTGCCCGGCTTCGCCAAGCGCCTGCTCAAAGAGATGGCCCCGCGGTTCTGCGACGCCCACTGCGACTGCGCGCTGAACGTCGAGCGCGTGGACAAGCGTCTGGCCTACACGCTCCTGCGCCTGGACGGCCACTTCGGCGGCGAGACGATCCCGTTCACCCGCCAGGAGCTGGCGCAGATGGTGAACACGACCGTCGAGAGCTGCATCCGCAAGCTGTCCGCATGGACGAAGGCGGGCTGGCTGGAGAGCGGGCGCGGCGAGGTGCGGGTGGTGGACCGGGGGGCGTTGGACGCGATCCTGATGGCCGATTGA